A genomic region of Thunnus albacares chromosome 4, fThuAlb1.1, whole genome shotgun sequence contains the following coding sequences:
- the atf7b gene encoding cyclic AMP-dependent transcription factor ATF-7b isoform X1 translates to MGDDRPFVCTAPGCGQRFTNEDHLSVHKHKHEMTLKFGPARTDSVIIADQTPTPTRFLKNCEEVGLFNELASSFEQEFCKAQEDDQRAKNPVRAAPLQTPSEVKDEDEGPLQVDSSPPGSPDSSSSMSENSKDSMEIITKPVASSAPTPTIVRPGSLPLHLSNDALHPTLPSPTSVITQAPSSNRQLGSPTSSYPLVRHLPNGQTVPLLPSPAQMTSVISLARTVNTVPNIPGIPGPPVGGASSGSSSPSGYSLHSETKMRLKAALTHQGPGAHDGSGGGGGSIPAVPQRQEQSQQPSQNSDAPSPAQPQVSPAQPTGGRRRRASEMDPDERRQRFLERNRAAASRCRQKRKLWVNSLEKKADDLANMNVSLTNEVTLLRNEVAQLKQLLLAHKDCPVTVMQKKASFLAAGGEDASGDTSTEPIGSPAAVIQHGPSPPASASSPGATINGLSVRAAEAVAMSVLAGMGSGQPGGVVMATQSQSAPR, encoded by the exons ATGGGGGATGACCGACCCTTTGTTTGCACTGCCCCTGGATGTGGGCAG agatTCACCAATGAAGACCATCTTTCAGTCCACAAACACAAGCATGAAATGACATTAAAATTTGGTCCTGCCAGAACAGACTCCGTTATCATTGCAG ACCAGACCCCCACACCCACACGTTTCCTGAAGAACTGTGAGGAGGTTGGACTATTCAATGAGCTGGCCAGCTCCTTCGAACAGGAGTTTTGCAAAGCACAGGAAGACGATCAGAGGGCGAAAAACCCAGTGAGA GCTGCACCTTTACAAACACCATCTGAAGTAAAAGATGAGGATGAGGGTCCTTTACAAGTTGATTCTTCCCCTCCTGGAAGTCCAGATTCTTCCTCCAGTatgtcagaaaacagcaaaGACTCAATG GAGATTATCACAAAGCCTGTGGCGAGCTCTGCCCCGACTCCAACCATTGTGCGTCCAGGTTCTCTTCCCCTTCACCTGAGTAATGATGCTCTACACCCAACTCTGCCATCTCCAACATCTGTCATCACGCAAGCGCCATCCTCCAACAGACAGCTAGG CTCCCCGACAAGCTCTTATCCACTAGTGAGGCACCTCCCGAATGGGCAGACAGTCCCTCTCCTGCCCAGTCCTGCACAGATGACCTCAGTTATATCT CTCGCGAGGACAGTGAACACAGTGCCTAATATCCCTGGGATTCCAGGACCCCCAGTTGGCGGGGCCAGCAGTGGGTCATCCTCCCCGTCAGGGTACAGTCTGCACTCTGAGACCAAGATG CGGCTGAAGGCAGCTCTAACTCATCAGGGCCCAGGAGCACACGATGGCAGTGGCGGGGGGGGAGGGTCCATCCCTGCTGTCCCCCAGAGACAGGAACAGAGCCAGCAACCCAGCCAAAACTCTGATGCACCGTCGCCTGCCCAACCAcag GTGTCCCCAGCACAGCCAACAGGGGGCCGGCGGCGGCGAGCTTCCGAGATGGACCCTGACGAGAGGAGGCAGCGTTTTCTGGAAAGAAACCGAGCAGCGGCCTCCCGCTGCAGGCAGAAACGAAAGCTGTGGGTTAATTCTTTGGAGAAGAAGGCAGATGATCTCGCCAACATGAATGTCTCTCTGACG AATGAAGTGACCCTACTGAGGAATGAGGTGGCACAGCTGAAGCAGCTCCTCCTGGCCCACAAAGACTGCCCTGTCACTGTTATGCAGAAGAAAGCCTCTTTCTTAG ctgcaggaggagaggaCGCCTCCGGGGATACTTCCACTGAACCCATCGGCTCCCCAGCGGCAGTTATCCAACACGGTCCGTCACCCCCTGCCTCGGCCTCCAGCCCAGGGGCCACCATCAACGGGCTGAGCGTCCGCGCCGCAGAGGCGGTGGCCATGTCGGTCTTGGCCGGCATGGGATCGGGCCAGCCGGGAGGGGTCGTCATGGCAACGCAGTCCCAGTCTGCCCCAAGATGA
- the larp4ab gene encoding la-related protein 4 isoform X2, with amino-acid sequence MVTTKGAGLNPNAKVWQEIPAHQNDIPDGTDNSSWLQTYPPSAEMTEGYSDGSSSGGKECDTAYPDTTTDYTYVPTEGVVNGVDQTDLGYIVFDSQCESPIDGDASKEQPMSEESLRESLKKQLEFCFSRENLSKDLYLISQMDSDQFVPIWTIACMEDIKALTTDMDLILDVLRASPMVQVDETGEKVRPNHSRCIIILREVPETTPVEEVEALFKSENCPKVLSAEFAHNSNWYITFQSDMDALQAYRYLREEVKTFQGKPIMARIKAINTFFGKNSFRSVDLSAYNQHTQPQAPYGSHVYMQQMYSPQQQYPVYPVVSPSWNPSLMPYFETPLAPFPNSGFINGYNGPGNYKANSNSTNTHRPRSRNHVKGHPRPVDVPPSSSLAPGTLMDGLSGPLSPQPLQTSGTLSGTTSEPVSLLSLSLKDPSPQTAVHSGDLIMNGRARRGNHRGMRRKREDEHNTRPVPVMEVKVPPPPKFDLAASNFPPLPGCVVSIRGETTPEMRLSDVVRGLKVTNKSVSQEVNEKHASISEDPVSVPDPVTPEVKPSPVTPLTVEPPVVSSVSPPVKEVEKTEPPVPKAKISSSVEAVSPTAAEDAPSICTQSVSTEAPPPSPTSEQGQRKLSYAEVCQRLAKEPPPAQTPSPSPPASVASQPLQELKVNRVEEPRSNSRRTTEKPEKPGDGRPPRQPLRSFRGPNGSGRVGGAGLKIREHQRGLNTGKQFSPQRGARRSGKEQNIPPRSPK; translated from the exons ATG GTTACCACAAAGGGAGCAGGTCTGAACCCTAATGCCAAAGTGTGGCAGGAGATCCCTGCCCACCAGAATGACATCCCAGATGGGACAGACAATTCTTCTTGGCTCCAAACCTACCCTCCGTCTGCTGAGATGACTGAAG GTTATTCAGATGGTTCGTCTTCAGGGGGTAAAGAATGTGACACGGCATATCCTGACACCACTACTGACTACACCTATGTACCTACAGAAGGCGTTGTGAATGGTGTAGACCAAACTGACTTAGGCTATATAGTCTTTGACTCCCAGTGCGAGTCACCCATAGATGGTGATGCTTCAAAGGAACAACCGATGTCTGAGGAGAGCCTTAGAGAGTCTTTGAAGAAACAGCTTGAGTTCTGTTTTTCTAG AGAAAACTTATCGAAGGACCTGTACCTGATATCCCAGATGGACAGCGATCAGTTTGTTCCCATCTGGACTATCGCTTGCATGGAGGACATCAAAGCTCTCACCACTGACATGGACCTCATTCTGGATGTACTGCGAG CGTCTCCCATGGTGCAAGTTGATGAAACTGGTGAGAAGGTTCGGCCAAATCACAGTCGCTGTATCATTATTCTGAGAGAGGTGCCAGAGACGACGccagttgag GAAGTGGAGGCTCTTTTTAAGAGTGAAAACTGTCCAAAAGTGTTAAGTGCTGAATTTGCACACAACAGCAACTGGTACATAACATTTCAGTCAGATATGGATGCACTACAG GCTTACAGATACCTAAGAGAGGAAGTGAAAACATTCCAGGGAAAACCAATTATG GCCCGCATTAAGGCCATTAACACATTCTTTGGTAAGAACAGCTTCCGCAGTGTGGACTTGAGTGCATACAATCAGCACACCCAGCCACAGGCTCCGTATGGCTCCCACGTCTACATGCAGCAGATGTACAGCCCGCAGCAGCAGTACCCTGTGTACCCAGTGGTGTCTCCCTCCTGGAACCCTTCACTCATGCCTTACTTTGAAACACCTCTG GCACCTTTCCCCAACAGTGGATTCATAAACGGTTACAATGGTCCTGGAAACTACAAAGCAAACTCAAACTCCACCAACACCCATCGACCAAGAAGCCG AAACCATGTAAAGGGTCACCCGAGGCCTGTTGATGtgcctccctcttcttctttggcTCCGGGAACCCTGATGGATGGCCTCTCGGGTCCCTTGAGTCCACAGCCCCTCCAGACATCAGGGACACTGTCTGGCACCACTTCAGAGCCAGTCAGTCTGCTGTCCCTCAGCCTTAAAGACCCTTCTCCACAGACCGCCGTACACAGTGGAGATCTGATCATGAATGGACGGGCCAG GAGAGGTAACCACAGAGGcatgaggaggaaaagagaagatgaACATAACACA AGGCCTGTTCCTGTGATGGAGGTCAAGGTACCACCTCCACCAAAGTTTGACCTGGCAGCTTCCAATTTTCCTCCATTGCCGGGGTGTGTGGTCAGCATTCGAGGAGAAACTACACCAGAGATGCGCCTTTCTGATGTCGTACGTGGCCTAAAAGTGACCAACAAG TCTGTGAGCCAAGAGGTTAACGAGAAACACGCAAGCATCTCAGAAGATCCTGTGAGCGTGCCTGATCCTGTGACCCCAGAGGTGAAACCTAGTCCTGTGACACCACTAACAGTGGAACCACCAGTGGTCTCAAG tgtttctcctccAGTAAAGGAAGTGGAGAAGACTGAACCTCCTGTTCCAAAGGCAAAAATCTCCTCGTCCGTGGAGGCCGTCTCTCCGACAGCTGCAGAAGACGCTCCCTCCATCTGCACCCAGTCTGTATCTACAGAAGCACCTCCACCATCTCCCACCTCAGAACAG GGGCAAAGAAAGCTCAGCTATGCAGAGGTATGCCAGCGGCTGGCGAAGGAGCCACCACCAGCACAGACGccttctccctcccctcctgcCTCTGTAGCCAGTCAACCCCTGCAAGAGCTCAAGGTCAACAGGGTCGAGGAGCCTCGGTCCAACTCCAGGCGCACTACAGAGAAACCAGAGAAACCTGGAGACGGCCGCCCTCCTCGTCAACCCTTGCGCTCCTTCCGTGGGCCGAACGGTTCAGGCAGAGTTGGAGGCGCAGGGCTGAAGATTCGGGAGCATCAGAGAGGGCTGAATACCGGCAAACAGTTTTCCCCTCAGCGGGGAGCCAGACGGAGTGGCAAAGAACAGAACATTCCCCCAAGGTCACCAAAATAA
- the larp4ab gene encoding la-related protein 4 isoform X1, which yields MQVTTKGAGLNPNAKVWQEIPAHQNDIPDGTDNSSWLQTYPPSAEMTEGYSDGSSSGGKECDTAYPDTTTDYTYVPTEGVVNGVDQTDLGYIVFDSQCESPIDGDASKEQPMSEESLRESLKKQLEFCFSRENLSKDLYLISQMDSDQFVPIWTIACMEDIKALTTDMDLILDVLRASPMVQVDETGEKVRPNHSRCIIILREVPETTPVEEVEALFKSENCPKVLSAEFAHNSNWYITFQSDMDALQAYRYLREEVKTFQGKPIMARIKAINTFFGKNSFRSVDLSAYNQHTQPQAPYGSHVYMQQMYSPQQQYPVYPVVSPSWNPSLMPYFETPLAPFPNSGFINGYNGPGNYKANSNSTNTHRPRSRNHVKGHPRPVDVPPSSSLAPGTLMDGLSGPLSPQPLQTSGTLSGTTSEPVSLLSLSLKDPSPQTAVHSGDLIMNGRARRGNHRGMRRKREDEHNTRPVPVMEVKVPPPPKFDLAASNFPPLPGCVVSIRGETTPEMRLSDVVRGLKVTNKSVSQEVNEKHASISEDPVSVPDPVTPEVKPSPVTPLTVEPPVVSSVSPPVKEVEKTEPPVPKAKISSSVEAVSPTAAEDAPSICTQSVSTEAPPPSPTSEQGQRKLSYAEVCQRLAKEPPPAQTPSPSPPASVASQPLQELKVNRVEEPRSNSRRTTEKPEKPGDGRPPRQPLRSFRGPNGSGRVGGAGLKIREHQRGLNTGKQFSPQRGARRSGKEQNIPPRSPK from the exons ATGCAGGTTACCACAAAGGGAGCAGGTCTGAACCCTAATGCCAAAGTGTGGCAGGAGATCCCTGCCCACCAGAATGACATCCCAGATGGGACAGACAATTCTTCTTGGCTCCAAACCTACCCTCCGTCTGCTGAGATGACTGAAG GTTATTCAGATGGTTCGTCTTCAGGGGGTAAAGAATGTGACACGGCATATCCTGACACCACTACTGACTACACCTATGTACCTACAGAAGGCGTTGTGAATGGTGTAGACCAAACTGACTTAGGCTATATAGTCTTTGACTCCCAGTGCGAGTCACCCATAGATGGTGATGCTTCAAAGGAACAACCGATGTCTGAGGAGAGCCTTAGAGAGTCTTTGAAGAAACAGCTTGAGTTCTGTTTTTCTAG AGAAAACTTATCGAAGGACCTGTACCTGATATCCCAGATGGACAGCGATCAGTTTGTTCCCATCTGGACTATCGCTTGCATGGAGGACATCAAAGCTCTCACCACTGACATGGACCTCATTCTGGATGTACTGCGAG CGTCTCCCATGGTGCAAGTTGATGAAACTGGTGAGAAGGTTCGGCCAAATCACAGTCGCTGTATCATTATTCTGAGAGAGGTGCCAGAGACGACGccagttgag GAAGTGGAGGCTCTTTTTAAGAGTGAAAACTGTCCAAAAGTGTTAAGTGCTGAATTTGCACACAACAGCAACTGGTACATAACATTTCAGTCAGATATGGATGCACTACAG GCTTACAGATACCTAAGAGAGGAAGTGAAAACATTCCAGGGAAAACCAATTATG GCCCGCATTAAGGCCATTAACACATTCTTTGGTAAGAACAGCTTCCGCAGTGTGGACTTGAGTGCATACAATCAGCACACCCAGCCACAGGCTCCGTATGGCTCCCACGTCTACATGCAGCAGATGTACAGCCCGCAGCAGCAGTACCCTGTGTACCCAGTGGTGTCTCCCTCCTGGAACCCTTCACTCATGCCTTACTTTGAAACACCTCTG GCACCTTTCCCCAACAGTGGATTCATAAACGGTTACAATGGTCCTGGAAACTACAAAGCAAACTCAAACTCCACCAACACCCATCGACCAAGAAGCCG AAACCATGTAAAGGGTCACCCGAGGCCTGTTGATGtgcctccctcttcttctttggcTCCGGGAACCCTGATGGATGGCCTCTCGGGTCCCTTGAGTCCACAGCCCCTCCAGACATCAGGGACACTGTCTGGCACCACTTCAGAGCCAGTCAGTCTGCTGTCCCTCAGCCTTAAAGACCCTTCTCCACAGACCGCCGTACACAGTGGAGATCTGATCATGAATGGACGGGCCAG GAGAGGTAACCACAGAGGcatgaggaggaaaagagaagatgaACATAACACA AGGCCTGTTCCTGTGATGGAGGTCAAGGTACCACCTCCACCAAAGTTTGACCTGGCAGCTTCCAATTTTCCTCCATTGCCGGGGTGTGTGGTCAGCATTCGAGGAGAAACTACACCAGAGATGCGCCTTTCTGATGTCGTACGTGGCCTAAAAGTGACCAACAAG TCTGTGAGCCAAGAGGTTAACGAGAAACACGCAAGCATCTCAGAAGATCCTGTGAGCGTGCCTGATCCTGTGACCCCAGAGGTGAAACCTAGTCCTGTGACACCACTAACAGTGGAACCACCAGTGGTCTCAAG tgtttctcctccAGTAAAGGAAGTGGAGAAGACTGAACCTCCTGTTCCAAAGGCAAAAATCTCCTCGTCCGTGGAGGCCGTCTCTCCGACAGCTGCAGAAGACGCTCCCTCCATCTGCACCCAGTCTGTATCTACAGAAGCACCTCCACCATCTCCCACCTCAGAACAG GGGCAAAGAAAGCTCAGCTATGCAGAGGTATGCCAGCGGCTGGCGAAGGAGCCACCACCAGCACAGACGccttctccctcccctcctgcCTCTGTAGCCAGTCAACCCCTGCAAGAGCTCAAGGTCAACAGGGTCGAGGAGCCTCGGTCCAACTCCAGGCGCACTACAGAGAAACCAGAGAAACCTGGAGACGGCCGCCCTCCTCGTCAACCCTTGCGCTCCTTCCGTGGGCCGAACGGTTCAGGCAGAGTTGGAGGCGCAGGGCTGAAGATTCGGGAGCATCAGAGAGGGCTGAATACCGGCAAACAGTTTTCCCCTCAGCGGGGAGCCAGACGGAGTGGCAAAGAACAGAACATTCCCCCAAGGTCACCAAAATAA
- the atf7b gene encoding cyclic AMP-dependent transcription factor ATF-7b isoform X2 translates to MGDDRPFVCTAPGCGQRFTNEDHLSVHKHKHEMTLKFGPARTDSVIIADQTPTPTRFLKNCEEVGLFNELASSFEQEFCKAQEDDQRAKNPVRAAPLQTPSEVKDEDEGPLQVDSSPPGSPDSSSSMSENSKDSMEIITKPVASSAPTPTIVRPGSLPLHLSNDALHPTLPSPTSVITQAPSSNRQLGSPTSSYPLVRHLPNGQTVPLLPSPAQMTSVISLARTVNTVPNIPGIPGPPVGGASSGSSSPSGYSLHSETKMRLKAALTHQGPGAHDGSGGGGGSIPAVPQRQEQSQQPSQNSDAPSPAQPQVSPAQPTGGRRRRASEMDPDERRQRFLERNRAAASRCRQKRKLWVNSLEKKADDLANMNVSLTNEVTLLRNEVAQLKQLLLAHKDCPVTVMQKKASFLG, encoded by the exons ATGGGGGATGACCGACCCTTTGTTTGCACTGCCCCTGGATGTGGGCAG agatTCACCAATGAAGACCATCTTTCAGTCCACAAACACAAGCATGAAATGACATTAAAATTTGGTCCTGCCAGAACAGACTCCGTTATCATTGCAG ACCAGACCCCCACACCCACACGTTTCCTGAAGAACTGTGAGGAGGTTGGACTATTCAATGAGCTGGCCAGCTCCTTCGAACAGGAGTTTTGCAAAGCACAGGAAGACGATCAGAGGGCGAAAAACCCAGTGAGA GCTGCACCTTTACAAACACCATCTGAAGTAAAAGATGAGGATGAGGGTCCTTTACAAGTTGATTCTTCCCCTCCTGGAAGTCCAGATTCTTCCTCCAGTatgtcagaaaacagcaaaGACTCAATG GAGATTATCACAAAGCCTGTGGCGAGCTCTGCCCCGACTCCAACCATTGTGCGTCCAGGTTCTCTTCCCCTTCACCTGAGTAATGATGCTCTACACCCAACTCTGCCATCTCCAACATCTGTCATCACGCAAGCGCCATCCTCCAACAGACAGCTAGG CTCCCCGACAAGCTCTTATCCACTAGTGAGGCACCTCCCGAATGGGCAGACAGTCCCTCTCCTGCCCAGTCCTGCACAGATGACCTCAGTTATATCT CTCGCGAGGACAGTGAACACAGTGCCTAATATCCCTGGGATTCCAGGACCCCCAGTTGGCGGGGCCAGCAGTGGGTCATCCTCCCCGTCAGGGTACAGTCTGCACTCTGAGACCAAGATG CGGCTGAAGGCAGCTCTAACTCATCAGGGCCCAGGAGCACACGATGGCAGTGGCGGGGGGGGAGGGTCCATCCCTGCTGTCCCCCAGAGACAGGAACAGAGCCAGCAACCCAGCCAAAACTCTGATGCACCGTCGCCTGCCCAACCAcag GTGTCCCCAGCACAGCCAACAGGGGGCCGGCGGCGGCGAGCTTCCGAGATGGACCCTGACGAGAGGAGGCAGCGTTTTCTGGAAAGAAACCGAGCAGCGGCCTCCCGCTGCAGGCAGAAACGAAAGCTGTGGGTTAATTCTTTGGAGAAGAAGGCAGATGATCTCGCCAACATGAATGTCTCTCTGACG AATGAAGTGACCCTACTGAGGAATGAGGTGGCACAGCTGAAGCAGCTCCTCCTGGCCCACAAAGACTGCCCTGTCACTGTTATGCAGAAGAAAGCCTCTTTCTTAG GGTGa